Part of the Maridesulfovibrio sp. genome, CAACCAGCCACATAAACCTGTCCTGCCGGACCGAAAATAAAACAGAGGAGCAGCCCGATCCAAAGAACGTTCGGCCTAGTACGGCGCAGTCTTGTACCCAAGATGAAAGGAAGCACAGTTGCGCCGAGGATGATGATTGCGATGAGGATTGTGTTGAGAGTGGATTGGTCCATGAGGGTGGCTCCTTTTTAGTGGTCTTATAGGGGAGGCTAGCAGTTAGGGATTTTGCAGACAAGTGAAGAACCTTGCATTCAAAAAACAGCCCCGGCACAAACGTACCGGAGCTGCCGGACTTACTTCAAGTCGTCCATCAAATCTTCGGGAAATTCATTTTCCTTATTTTTCAATTCTGGATGGCGGTCATAAAAACCGTCAATCGGCTCAAGTTCGACATTGCAATCAGGGCATTTACCCCTTTTAGGTGCTCTACCGTACTCAACGCCGAATGGAGTCTGGCATTTGGGGCAAATTGTGCCTTGTTCGTGGTATTTTTCGGGGAACTCATACAATAGCCCTCCCAATATTATACAAAGTCCAACTCCGACTTCAAACCATCGGTCAGGCGCACTTGAACGAATCCCACGATAAAAGACCGTTGCCTGTGGATTCCAAGGCCTTGCATACAGAATTATAGAAAGACCTACCACTAGGAATATCAGTCTCTCCGGCTTAATATATTTATTTTCAAAAATAGCCGACAACACAATATCAACAAAACGATCAAATTTAGTTTTATTTTCTGAGGTAATCTTTCGCTCCATTGTATATATCCTTTGCATTGCTTTTAATTTGATTTTTGCTAGACCACAGCGATCCCGCCGCTCCCCCTATAGTATAATTAGGAATACTTGTTGGATCATGAGCGGTGGCAAAATCATATCCTTCTTTTATGACTCTTTCAGCCAGCGGATAAGTCGACGCCTTAGCAGCTCCCCTCTGCATCAGAGTCCGGTAAGCATTTGCCATGGCCGCCCCGCCCCCGGCGGCATATGCCGCAGCAGCTTTAGGGGCCATGCCTGCCGCGATAGCAGTGTTAAAAGCATTGCGAAAAGCTTTGTTGTTTTTGTACTGTTCCGCAACTTCCTTAGAAGCCTTACCTGCTGCTTTCAAGCCATCTTTAAATGCTTTTCCACCTTTAGTAACGGCTTTCTTGGTTCCCTCGGCACTCTTTTCACCAAGTCCGTCCATACCTTTGGAAATTTTCTTCGCTGAACCTTTCAACCCATCCGCAATTTTTCCAAAAGTTCCCCTTTCATTCTTTGAACCGTCTTTTTTCCCCGGATGCTGGGGCTGGACAGGTTTGCTTATATCACTGGGATTAGAAGGCTTGCTGGAGTTTGCACCACTAGGTTCCGCTTTTGGAACGGTGTCAGGAGCATCCTTGCCGAATCTTTGTGCTAAATCACCAGACTGTCCTTCCGTTCCTTTTCTTTCTCTAGATTTACTTTCTGAACCTGCTGAAGAATTTCCCCCGGACGCATTGCGATCAGCGGGCTTAGTTAATGGACTTTGGGAGCTTGAACTTCCACCAGCTTCACCGCTGTCAGAACTCTCTCCTGAACCTTTCCCTTCTGAACTTCCTGAATCGTCACTTCCCTCGGCGCTTTCAGCGCTTCCTTTTTCGTCATCTGAAGAATCTTCACCATCACCATTTTGTTCTTCAACATGACCTCCATAGGCCTCCATTTGTTCTTCCCAAGACAAATCTGGATGTTCCGGCTTACCTTCCATTGTCTGGGACTTACTATCATCACGTCCCTTTCTATATTCCATAGTGCGAGATTGAGACTTATCCTTTGCTTGGTCATAATAAAGATTGCGGCCTGACTCAATCCAATAATCAATCCCTCTCTTCGCCAGCCCCACCCGATCCACAAAGTTAACCGGATCATCATGGCAGTACCCGTAAACATCCACATCGCCGCCTTCAATCCCGATGGGATCGGGAGTGATGAACCTACCGCAGGACGGGTCGTATTCACGATGCCCGAAATGGACCAGTCCGGTATCCCGGTCATAGAGACCGCCAGCAAAACCGACAGGGATGCTCATGCTCTCATTGGTATCTACAATCAAATTTCCAAACGAATCGCGAATAATCCGCCTTACCTCATGACCTTCTTTATTCGCAACCATATAGATGGTGCCGGCCTGATCAGATGCAAAAAAATATAGTTCGTCTTTATAGCGCATTACAACGGGATCACCTTCTTCGTCGTAAGCAAATTCCATCCTTGAACCGTCCTCAAAAGCAACTACTGCAAGTGTGGTGAAATCATGCCAGCTATAAGTTTCTGCAACCTTGCCATTTACCGACTTGGCCATGCGTCTGCCATGCGGATCGATGACATATGAAACGCGGCGGCCATCCGGCAGATTCACCTGTTGCAGCTGGCCGGAATGGTGGTATTCGTAGGTTGTGACATCCAAGCCGTCCTGCTTCATTACCAGACGGCCCTCACCATCGTAGGAATATTTAACTTCCCCGGCCCGTTCCAGACGCAGGCCCGGACCATATGTAAAACGGCACTGCCCTGTCTGAGGTGTGGCAGCGAAGTAGCGTTCGCCCTGCTTACCGTATTTATACTCCTCAATAAGTCGCTCGTCCTTCCAAACCGCACATAACCTGCCACCGGCATCATAATCATAATGAACATGGTGGTCCTTTGGTTCGAGGGAACACAGTTTTTCCACGATACGCCCGTCATCATCCCTTGCAATTGCCAGCACGGAGAACGATTCTTCCATTCCGGGGACTACGAAAGGAGTTACACGGATAGGGGCTTCGGGGTCGAAATTCACGCCGTCACGCTCAAATTCATCATGCAGGTCTTCACCTGTGCCTGATTGCGGTTGTTGCGGTTGTTTGGAGCTGAACTCTTCAAGGAGAGCTTTGCCGTAATCGGTCCCCGCTAAAGACTGCGCCAGCGGCAGGTCAGTATTCTCACGCATGAAGCGTATATGGGCCAGACGTTTGCGCCATGCATGACGTTCCTTTTCAACCTCCCATTCATTATTCTTCTGCTCCCAGCGCACCTTAATATCAGGCTTCATCATGGACGGATACATACGGTCACCACGCGAAAATTCCGAAAAATCAGGCTTAGGCTCAGGTAAAGCCATACCTGTAGAAGGAGAGTAGACCTCCCACATATTTTCGATCTGAATCTGCGGTTCTTCATTTTCACCATACATGCGTAAGGCAAAATCCAACTCATCCCGGCGTTTGGGCCGCAACCTGAAATCATTTCTAAAACTCATAAATTCTCCATTATTTAAGTTACCCAAGAGTACCCTGAATCCCATGATTCACAGGCATAGACTCAGTTTCAAAAACAACGGATACAAGACAGAACGGACCTGAATCACCCAGATCACGTCCGCACTGTTGGGCTGTTAAGAAAGTTCTCCCCCATTTGACCGGACAATCAATACGGCCTATAAAACCGCAGGCGAGCAAACACATGACGGCAGACTTTTTCCGGTCCATTCCAAGATAAAGCCTGATCGTGAACCTTTAACGTGCCAGCGAGGGGCCATGAAAGGTAAAAATAAAAAAGACGCAATTCTATATGCGGCGCAGGAGATTTTCGGACGCTACGGCTATGCCGGAACCACAGTCAAAATGATCTCCGAACGGGCAGGCGTGGCATTCGGACTTGTGTCCCACTATTTCGGATCAAAAGAGGAACTCTTCATCACCGCCGGGGTAGCGATTGTTGAAGACCTTACAGAATTCCTGAGCACAGAAACCCGCAAGGCTGCAACTGGACTGGAAGGAATCCAGACCTTCATGCGCAGTTATCTGGGTTACACCCTGCAACACCGCAACACATTTCCGGTGCTGCTGCGCTGCTCCCCGTTTTCCGATGTTCAGATTGAACTGGACAGGACCCGCATTGCCGTAAAATTCCAACAGCTTTTGAATGTCATCCGCGAATCAGTTGAACGCGGCATTGAAGACGGCTCCATCCGCAGCCTTTCAGTGGATGACACCACCACCATTGTTTATTCCAACATTGTCGGTACAGTCAGGACCAGATTTCTTTCTCCCTACGACCTGCCCAACCTCTACGAGGAAACCACAGACTTTGTAGTCCGCAGCATCAGGGCCCGGGATTAATTCCTGTATTTCTGCACACAGAAAAGCCGCGCAACCTTATTGGTGCGCGGCTTTTCTGTTCTCGGCTTGACACATCTACCTTGTTCCTCCATCTTGCGTGCATGAAACAAGCTTCAGTTATATTTCTCCTGCTGGGTGCAATGGCTCTCTATCTGCTAAGCCCCGCAAAAGCATCCGCCCACCCGCATGTATTTGTGGATTGTTCCCTGACCTTTGAATTCAATAACAGCGGGCTCAGCGGTGTACGCCAGAAATGGTGGTTCGATGAAATGTTCGCAGCCATGATCCTCGGCGACTTTGACACGAACCACGATAATAAGCTTTCCCCGGACGAAGCAACCGCAATTGAGCAAGGCGCTTTCGTCAACCTCAAGAACTTCAATTACTTTACCCGCATCCTTGTGGACGGCAATGAACGTAAGCCCGTGGAAGCTGTTCAATTCAAGCCATCCATTGAAGAAGGCACCCTTGTCTACGAATTCTTTATACCCCTCAATATAACTGACGGCACCAAGCATGTTGTTATGGTCGCCATCTATGACGAAAGCTTTTACACCGCGGTCCAGATGGACCCCAAGAACAAGGTACTCGGCTCAGACGGAAAGTTCGATACCGGCCTCGATCTGAAACCGGTTTCCGAAATGGCATATTTCTACGACCAGATTGTGCCGGAAGCAGCCGTACTGACCATGCAGCCCAAATAGTGAAATTATGAAGAACGTAAACACCCTGCTTGCCCTGATATTGACTTTTACTCTCGCCTTCGCATTCTCAGCAACAGAATCAAAAGCTCAAGCAACCAATCCTTTTCTTGCCCCCAAAAAGCAGGATGCCAGACAGCTAGAAAATACACGTCAGCCGGCATCATCCCCATTCGGTACGGCAACTCCCTCCCCGTCGCCGTTCGGCAAAGCAGCCCCTGCTCCCGCAACACAGACTGTCCAGAAGGACTGGAGCGGGGGGATTTACAGCAAGGTAATGTTCAAAATAACCATGCTCCAAAAAGAAATCAGAGCCCAATTGACCGGTTTTGCCCGGGATATCAAAAAAGACCCCTTCGGCAAATCGCTCTGGATGTTTCTCGTCTTTGCCTTCCTGTATGGAATAGTCCATGCGGTAGGGCCGGGACATGGTAAATCCGTAGTCTGCGCCTATTTCATTTCACGTGGCGGATCCATGTTCGCAGCATCTTTCATGTCCTGGATAATAACCCTCGTGCATGTGGGGTCAGCAACAGCAGCCGTCTGCCTAGCCTACCTTTTTCTTGATAAGGGCATGTCCGGTTTTGAAAACTTCAACCGCCAATTGCAGACTGCCAGCTACGGGCTGGTTGCCCTGATAGGTTTCTGGCTGATCATTGAAGCCTTGCGTTCCTTCAAGAAGAACGATCGCGAAGAATGCGAAATAAAAAGCCGAGGATCACTTAAGGAAATTGCAACCGTTGCATTTGTGACCGGCATTGTGCCTTGTCCAGGAGCGGCCATTATTCTGGTCTACACCCTATCCACCGGCATACTGGCAACAGGTCTTGCAGCCATGGTCTTTCTGGCCACAGGTATGGCCGTCACCACCTCTGTCTTTGCCCTTGTTGCAGCAAAAGCCCGTAACGCAATGGACAGCAATCCTCTCGCGCGCAAGATGCGCATTGCCTATTCAATTCTCTCCCTGCTCGGCGCGCTAGTCATTGCATGCTTCGGCCTGCTCATGCTCAGCGCCCACATTTGCTAAAAAAACGGACCTGCACACTTTTTAAAATCCAACCATGACATATTCCGGCAATAATGTTATCAATATAACCAGCCCCTTATCACGGTGCTGCCGACAGGAAATCAAAAGGAAAACAGCTATAATCTAATATACTTATATTCTCAGTGCTTGCCGGGATATCCAACTGACGTCATGGGAGAATTTTGACGATGATCAATCTTGCCGGATATGAAAATGTTACCTCCTTGTATGAAGGAAATGACATGATTCTCTGCAGGGCTGTCAGGGGATATGACGACCTTCCGGTTCTTATCAAGTACCCTAATTCCGACCTGCCCTCCCCCCGGCTTCTGACTGGACTGAAAAACGAATACGCCACAGCTCAGGAAATCGGCAACACAGGCATCGTCCCGGCAGTTACCCTGCACCGGACCGACAATTCACTGGCCCTTATTCTGGAAGACAAGGGATACAATTTACTCAGCTCCCTGATCACTCACCCCACTGCGGACCTTGCCCAGAAACTGCAGATTGCGCTACGCATCGCCAGCTCTATAAGCCTCGTACATACTAAAGGTTTCCTGCACCGCAACATCAGGCCGGACAGCATTGCCATAGCACCGGACTACCGTGAAGCATTGCTGACCAACCTGCAGAACAGCACCCGTATTTCGGATTCATTTCCGCAAACAGCAGCAGAAATCATATCCCCGGATAACATTGCCTACATTTCTCCGGAACAAAGCGGCAGGGTCAGCACAGAACTGGACAAAAGGTCAGACTTCTATTCACTTGGCATTACCCTGTTTGAACTTTTCACCGGCCAGAAGCCTTTCGAGAGTAAAGATGATCTCGAACTGATTCATTGCCATCTGGCTAAGGAGCCGCCTGCTCCACAAAGTATAAACCCGGAAATTCCCTCCCCGCTGTCGGCAGTAATCATGAAACTGCTCTCTAAAAACCCCGGCGACCGCTATCAGTCTGCACATGGCATTAAGCAGGACCTGAAAGCATGCATGAATCTCATCGGAAGCGGGAAAAGATTTGAACAATTCACTCCTGGCAATCAGGATCTGTCTGAGACATTCACTCTCTCGAACAAGCTGTTCGGCAGAAAAGAAGAACTTACTGAATTAAAAGCCGCCTTCAGCAAGGTAATGCTCGGCAGCTGCGAAACAATTTTTATCAGAGGTGAGGCCGGAACCGGCAAAAGCTCGCTGATTAATTCTTTCAGCAAGCAGGTTTATAAAGAAAACGGTGAATTCGTCTCCGGTAAATTTGACCAGTTCCGGCGCAACAGGCCATACAGCGCCCTGATTCAGGCTTTTAAGGAACTGCTGCGCAAAAGACTTTCCAGTCCTACCCCGATAATCAACGCTTGGAAGCACAGGATAACAAGCGTCCTTGAGCAAAACGCCAGCCTGATCAGCGAAGTCCTTCCCGAACTAGAGCTCCTGATCGGGAAGCAGCCTGCTCCAGCTGAGCTGAGCCCCACTGAATCGAGGGACAGATTCAACCTTGCATTCAAAAATTTTATCAAAGTATTTCCGAGCATAGACAAGCCTCTGGTCCTCTTTCTTGACGATCTGCAATGGGCGGACATATCCACTCTGCAGCTTTTAAAACGTCTGCTTGAAGATCAAGAGACTTCACATCTCATGCTCATATGCGCATACCGGACGAACCTGCCCATGAATGACGGGATCAAATCCCGCATTGAAGAAATCGAAGAACTCAACCCAAACGTACTCAGCTTGAAACTGAACAGATTGAAGCTGAACCATGTTCACGGCTTCATCAGCAGGACCTTAAGGACTGACCGCAAACGAACAGAAGACCTCGCCCGCATGGTATACAGCAGAACCGGCGGGAATCCCCTTTTCGTCCGCGAGTACCTGCTCAACATATACCGCGCTGACCTTATAACTTTTGATACCGATAGAACCCGATGGGAATGGGACCTCAAGGCCATCCGGAATATTTCCATGGATGGAAACCTTGTGGAACTAATGGCGGAAAAAATAATGACCCAGCCCCCAGAGGGGCAGGACATTCTTAAGGCCGCCTCCGGGATCGGTTGCAAATTCGACCTGCGTATTCTCACGGAACTCGTGGATTTACCGGAGCAAATCACTCTGGACTACTTAAACATGGCCTTGCACGAAGGGCTGATCATCTCCGATGACGGTTTTACTTCCTTGGCTGATTTCAATTCACAATCCGGACCCTACTATCTTTCTTTCATGCATGACCGGGTCCAACAGGCAGCTTATTCCATGCTGGATGCGGCAGAAAAGACAAGCCTGCACCTCAATATAGGCAGGGCAATGCTCGACATCTACTCCGCAGAAGAAATAGATGAATCCAATTTTGAAATTGCCGCCCAATACAGCCTTTGCATCAGTGCGATAACAGATCCTCAGGAAAGAAAAGAAATCTCAGTTGTCTTCACAAAAGCCGGACGTAAAGCCAAGCGGAGTTCCGCATTTGAAACTGCCGCCCGCTACCTTTCAACGGCAGCTCTCCTTATGGGAAGCGACGGCTGGGAAACAAGCTACAGGGCATGCTTTGACCTGCACCTTGACTGGTATGAATGCGAATTCCTCAATGACTCTGGGAAACAAGCGGAAAGTGTTTTCAAAACCATGATCGGGCACTCACAAAACCGCAAGGATACCACAAGAGCACAACTGTCCAGAATGCAGCTTTTTTCAGATCAGGGAAGATATCATGATTCAGTGAAGATCGGACTGGATACATTGCGTCATTATGATGTCAATATTCCGCAACTTCCGGGCAAACTTGCCCTCGCAGCAGAGCTGCTGAAAACAAAGGCTGTACTGGGCAACAAGAAGACCCTGCAATTATATAACCTTCCGGAGATGGATTCCCCTGAAAATCTCGAAGTAATGCGGCTGCTGATGTATACAATTGCCCCGGCTTACATGTTCAACAAAAAGCTCGTTTTTTTCATTGTCCTGCGTATGATCCGATTCTCCGTTAAACACGGCAACGGACCATATTCTTCATTCGGATACATGTTTTACGCCATGTTTCTGGCTTCAAAGAATTTTTCATTCAAAAAATCAAAAGAATTCACCCGGCTTGCCGTAGAATTGAACAAAAAATTCCGCAACACAGAGCTGGAAACAAAAATCAACACCCTCCGCGGCGGCACACATGATCACTGGCATGTCCCTTTGCAGGAGAACATGAATACTCTGGACAAGTCCTTCCACAGCGGGCTCATGAACGGAGATAACACCTATGCCCGCTATGCCGGGTATTTCGCAGTTCAACTTAAATTTATGCAAGGACATTCCATTGCGGAAGTATACAGTCTTGCAGAACGCTACCTGAACTTCATTCAAAAGAACAAGAATTCATTAAGTTCAGGAGCGATAAACCTTCCTCTGCAAATGTGTAAAAGCATGGAAGGAAAAACCTATACTCCCGGATATCTTGATGATGATAATTTTCGTGAAGGAAGCCTCCTAAGTATAGCCAAGAGCAGCGGTTCCGAAGTGGTGGAAAACTGGACAGCAACATCCAAACTGATAACTCTCTCCTTTTTCGGTTACCACACAAAAGCGATTGAATATGTCAACAACCTTTACGAAAATGTGGAAGAAGCTCTTTTCGGTATGTATCCGGTTGCTATCTTCCACCTGCTGGCCATCATCAATATGGCTGCCATTTTCAAAGACAAATCTTTAAAAACACGCAGGACATACCTGCAACGCATCAATCATTCTTTATCAAGACTGAGAAAATGGGACAAAAACTGTCCGGAAAATTTCCGTCACCTATTCCTGATCGGAAGTGCCGAGTTAGCCAGAATCAAGGGCAAAAAAAGCAAGGCATTAGGCTTATACGAAGAGGCCATAAGCTTCAGCGCCAATGCCGGATATAATAATTTTGCTGCACTCGCCTGCGAGCTGACCGGCAGGTTCCACCTAAGCATCGGTGGAAACCGGTCCGCCATAGCGATACTTGCCGAGGCCTGCCACTACTACGAAGAATGGGGGGCATCAGCAAAAGTTCAACGGTTGCTCAACGAGTATCCGCAACTGCACAAAACCACCGAGGCAGGTTTTTCATACGGGGAAGATAAAGGAGACAAGGGATCGCATTCCTTGGATATTTCTGCTGTAGTCAAGGCTTCTCAAGCTATTTCAGGCGAAATAGTCCTTAACCGTCTGCTGGACAAATTAATGCGCATTGTAATTGAAAACGCCGGTGCGCAGAAAGCAACCCTGCTCCTAAACAACAAGAACAGACTGGAACTTACAGCCCATGCATTTGTTTCAGAGCACGGGATAACTACCAAGTCCAACCCTGACCCGGATCAGGAATTATATTGCAAAAGTATTGTAAACTATGTGTTGCGCTCCAAAGACAATATTGTCCTGCGCGATGCCGGAGCACAGGGGCCGTTCTCCATTGACAGCTACATTATCAGAACAAAGCCGAAATCAATTCTGGCCATGCCGGTCATCAACCAGCAGCTTATGCGCGGTGTTCTTTATCTCGAAAACAACCTAAGTCCGGGAGTATTTACCGATGATCGGCTGGAAGTGCTGAACCTGCTCTGTTCACAGGCGGCAATCTCCATCCAGAATGCCCGGCTTTATTCCGACCTTCGCGACTCGGAAACCCAGCACCGTACCCTTCTTGAAAGCATCAATGTAGGTGTTTTCAGGGCAGATGCGAATGTCGACGGGCTCCTGCTCAAGGCCAACAGGGCTCTTGCCGAAATGTTCGGCTACCGCGATTGGAACGAATTCCGCAAAACCCAAGTCAGGACACTGTATATAGACTCCAAAATGCATCAACAGATACTCAATGAGCTTCTTGAAGGCGGCATTGTCCGAGACCGTGTAGTTAATATGCGCAAACAAGACGGAACCCCTATCTGGGTGAACATGACCGTCTCAATGGAAAGAAACGGCAATAAAGACAACTGCCTTGAAGGTGTCCTTGAAGACGTCACTGAAAAAAGGAAGGCACAAGAATTCGAAAGGGAAAAAGTCGCCGCAAATGCAGCCAACAAAGCTAAGAGCGACTTTCTCGCCAGCATGTCGCATGAGATCAGGACTCCCATGAACGCAATTCTGGGAATGGCTGACCTCCTCTGGGAATCAAGGCTGAGCAAAATACAGCGCAACTATGTAAAAATTTTCAGGAATGCAGGAGAAAACCTGCTCCTGTTGATTAACGACATTCTCGACCTCTCAAAGATTGAAGCAGGGCAGATCGACCTTGAAGAGATCGATTTCAACCTTGAAGAACTATTTGAGGAAATAGGTTCCATATTTGCCCTCCGGGCCCAGATAAAAGGTGTGGATTTCTGCTGGTACATCGACCCGGAAGTGCCGCGAATAATCACCGGAGACCCGACCCGCCTGCGCCAGATAATTGTAAATCTGGTTGGTAACTCTCTTAAATTTACGGAAAAAGGAACCATCACTTTTGAAGCAGGCTTAACTCAAGGCGGATATCTGCGTTTTATTGTGAAGGATACGGGGGTTGGTATTCCCGTGGAAAAAATGAATTCGATTTTCGATACCTTTTCGCAGGCGGACTCATCTACAACACGCAACTATGGTGGGACCGGGCTGGGACTTTCCATTTGCAGCCGTATGGTGGACAGCATGCAGGGGGGCATTTTCGTTTCCAGTACAGAAGGTGAGGGGGCGGCTTTTGCCTTTACCATCAGCGCTGAATTTCCTATGCAGCCGGAATATTCTCCTCCGCTTGAAAACTGCGCGATCCTCCTTGTGGACCGGGAAAGCATATGCCGCGATTACCTCAGTCTCAGCCTGAGAGACCTGGGGGCAAAAGTATTTTCTGCGGAAAGCCTCGGAGAATCATCATCATTTGCAACGGAAATCTCATATTCCACATACGAAAACAGAATTCTGCTGGTCGGCAATCCTGAAGGACAGGACGACCGGTTTGAAATGTTGAAGAAGCTTAAGCATGGCCCCTGCCAAGGCTGGAAACTGATGATGATCATGGAGGCAAAACCCCAGCCAAGGGCAACCGCGAGAGCCAAACAGCTCTGTGCCAGTTATGTCCACCGCCCAGTTCATCCACAAGCGATAGTTGAAGACTTACGATACGCCCAGAACTGCATCATAGCTCCTGAAGACAATGAAGAATACGGCCATGATCTAGACGCCAACCAAGTCGAAATGATAGAGAGGCCGGAATCTCTGCAGGAAAGGACAGGCACAGAATTCTCTATCCTGCTGGTCGAAGACTCAGAGGACAACCGCATGGTTATCGACCTCTTTCTCAAGGAGACACCATATAAAATCACTTATGCTGAAAATGGTCAGGAAGGTCTGGAGCAATTTAAGCAGGGCAAATTCGGCATCGTTCTGATGGACATCCAAATGCCGGTCATGGACGGATACGAAGCAACGAAAGCCATCAGGCAGTATGAAAAGGAAAACGAACTCACGCCGACCCCGATTATGGCCTTGACCGCCAACGCCTTTCAGGAAGATGAACAACGGGCACTGCAATGCGGTTGCACAGCGCACATGGCCAAACCGGTTAAAAAGAAAAAGCTGCTCCGTGTTCTGGAAGAATACCTAAGTTCAGAAGATTAAGGACGCCTACCAGCGGCGGGTCAAAACAGTCTTCCAACTAGATGGGACAAGATCTTCATAAGCCTGACCCACATCTTCAAGTCCGGTCATGTCCCCGGACAGACTGATCCCGTAAGGCTTCATAAGCCTGAGGGGATACTTTTCATCCCTGAGCTGAAAGCCTGTTGAGCTGTCCAATACGGTCAGCATTTCTTCGGGAGACCTGCCTACCAAGACAGCTTCGGGGAAACAACCTGCATCTGCAGTGTGTTCTTCCAAGCCGTCAAAAAGAGTTTTGCTGATAAAAATAAAATCTTCCTTCCACAAGCTGCGGCCGGCACCGGGAAGTGTTTCATTGCAGATATAGTGAAGCTTTCTACCTTCCAAAAAACCGTAGCTGTCCTTTTTTTTCGCATCGGCCACAATGACATTACCCAGCCCCATATTTCCAAGCACTTCATTGGTCCGCTCCGCAACAATCTGATTGCGTTCTATGCCTACCAGCGAAGTGTTTTCAAAACCGTTGCGTTTGGCCTGCACATCCATTGCCAGCATAAGAATGCCTGTGCCGGAACCTATATCCAGCCCAGTAAACGGCTCGCCATCCAGTTGCGTTTCGGCTTCTGCTATGGCTTTGAAGATGTGCACACTTTTGGGAAGATCGGCCAGCATGCACAGGGCAAACCCATAGGACAAAAGCTGTTTACGTAATTCAAGGCAGTTCTCCAGAACATCGCTGCCCAGTCTGCGATGTACGAATCGGTCAAAAAGCAATGACACATCGCCAAGTTCCAGCACCTGCTCATGGGATCCGGGATAAACATAGGCATGAAAAAATTTTACCATGATATTCATCA contains:
- a CDS encoding AAA family ATPase; this encodes MINLAGYENVTSLYEGNDMILCRAVRGYDDLPVLIKYPNSDLPSPRLLTGLKNEYATAQEIGNTGIVPAVTLHRTDNSLALILEDKGYNLLSSLITHPTADLAQKLQIALRIASSISLVHTKGFLHRNIRPDSIAIAPDYREALLTNLQNSTRISDSFPQTAAEIISPDNIAYISPEQSGRVSTELDKRSDFYSLGITLFELFTGQKPFESKDDLELIHCHLAKEPPAPQSINPEIPSPLSAVIMKLLSKNPGDRYQSAHGIKQDLKACMNLIGSGKRFEQFTPGNQDLSETFTLSNKLFGRKEELTELKAAFSKVMLGSCETIFIRGEAGTGKSSLINSFSKQVYKENGEFVSGKFDQFRRNRPYSALIQAFKELLRKRLSSPTPIINAWKHRITSVLEQNASLISEVLPELELLIGKQPAPAELSPTESRDRFNLAFKNFIKVFPSIDKPLVLFLDDLQWADISTLQLLKRLLEDQETSHLMLICAYRTNLPMNDGIKSRIEEIEELNPNVLSLKLNRLKLNHVHGFISRTLRTDRKRTEDLARMVYSRTGGNPLFVREYLLNIYRADLITFDTDRTRWEWDLKAIRNISMDGNLVELMAEKIMTQPPEGQDILKAASGIGCKFDLRILTELVDLPEQITLDYLNMALHEGLIISDDGFTSLADFNSQSGPYYLSFMHDRVQQAAYSMLDAAEKTSLHLNIGRAMLDIYSAEEIDESNFEIAAQYSLCISAITDPQERKEISVVFTKAGRKAKRSSAFETAARYLSTAALLMGSDGWETSYRACFDLHLDWYECEFLNDSGKQAESVFKTMIGHSQNRKDTTRAQLSRMQLFSDQGRYHDSVKIGLDTLRHYDVNIPQLPGKLALAAELLKTKAVLGNKKTLQLYNLPEMDSPENLEVMRLLMYTIAPAYMFNKKLVFFIVLRMIRFSVKHGNGPYSSFGYMFYAMFLASKNFSFKKSKEFTRLAVELNKKFRNTELETKINTLRGGTHDHWHVPLQENMNTLDKSFHSGLMNGDNTYARYAGYFAVQLKFMQGHSIAEVYSLAERYLNFIQKNKNSLSSGAINLPLQMCKSMEGKTYTPGYLDDDNFREGSLLSIAKSSGSEVVENWTATSKLITLSFFGYHTKAIEYVNNLYENVEEALFGMYPVAIFHLLAIINMAAIFKDKSLKTRRTYLQRINHSLSRLRKWDKNCPENFRHLFLIGSAELARIKGKKSKALGLYEEAISFSANAGYNNFAALACELTGRFHLSIGGNRSAIAILAEACHYYEEWGASAKVQRLLNEYPQLHKTTEAGFSYGEDKGDKGSHSLDISAVVKASQAISGEIVLNRLLDKLMRIVIENAGAQKATLLLNNKNRLELTAHAFVSEHGITTKSNPDPDQELYCKSIVNYVLRSKDNIVLRDAGAQGPFSIDSYIIRTKPKSILAMPVINQQLMRGVLYLENNLSPGVFTDDRLEVLNLLCSQAAISIQNARLYSDLRDSETQHRTLLESINVGVFRADANVDGLLLKANRALAEMFGYRDWNEFRKTQVRTLYIDSKMHQQILNELLEGGIVRDRVVNMRKQDGTPIWVNMTVSMERNGNKDNCLEGVLEDVTEKRKAQEFEREKVAANAANKAKSDFLASMSHEIRTPMNAILGMADLLWESRLSKIQRNYVKIFRNAGENLLLLINDILDLSKIEAGQIDLEEIDFNLEELFEEIGSIFALRAQIKGVDFCWYIDPEVPRIITGDPTRLRQIIVNLVGNSLKFTEKGTITFEAGLTQGGYLRFIVKDTGVGIPVEKMNSIFDTFSQADSSTTRNYGGTGLGLSICSRMVDSMQGGIFVSSTEGEGAAFAFTISAEFPMQPEYSPPLENCAILLVDRESICRDYLSLSLRDLGAKVFSAESLGESSSFATEISYSTYENRILLVGNPEGQDDRFEMLKKLKHGPCQGWKLMMIMEAKPQPRATARAKQLCASYVHRPVHPQAIVEDLRYAQNCIIAPEDNEEYGHDLDANQVEMIERPESLQERTGTEFSILLVEDSEDNRMVIDLFLKETPYKITYAENGQEGLEQFKQGKFGIVLMDIQMPVMDGYEATKAIRQYEKENELTPTPIMALTANAFQEDEQRALQCGCTAHMAKPVKKKKLLRVLEEYLSSED